A DNA window from Ctenopharyngodon idella isolate HZGC_01 chromosome 8, HZGC01, whole genome shotgun sequence contains the following coding sequences:
- the golga1 gene encoding LOW QUALITY PROTEIN: golgin subfamily A member 1 (The sequence of the model RefSeq protein was modified relative to this genomic sequence to represent the inferred CDS: deleted 1 base in 1 codon): protein MFAKLKKKLAEEAATAPRSGRIPRSMSKESITSVGADSGDDFASDGSSSRDDVSSQIQRRNDQIRKLEAKLSDYAEQLRLMQKTKEKLEIALEKHQDSSMRKLQDQNEAFQANRAKMAEGMALALEKKDQEWMEKLASLEQEKLSLTARLDEMTEQSLSLFQKRDDLDELEGFQQQELAKVKHMLLRREEQLSQREKELKLRGEELNTARLTLSQTQDKLYELGEEHEEMCRINSQLQAQRDELLSERAEAEKRVVDLETREQELQELIQQVSQDFQKAQSNAKALEKSMEHLQSEHNKLKLQHEQHKNKVAVTEEERERLLADLQEKATSLERRLEANYSQDEHLQELLKEKSSLEQRLEEARGQLLEARTNHTTAVSSLEAQISRQNASITDLQTLIKHKDDSSKAYRERTDAQISDLEQRLADCAEKMKSLQQQLEDSETHTEKLHVEWTEERERLQQQVSTQRQRGLEKTARLEEELLALQQERETEVNNHQDNLRLLEEEKASLLKSKAETDSTVERLTAELEQSRAELSSRQTVSVEIAKALEETRKQREELQQQVSKMTESLEKAEKEVSRLSQDLGAKEEELNTLKEELKAARSSLSSLQAECESRRLEAEEREREHSSQLTSLQQEVVTKTQQLSSYQSQVSDLEGEVLRLTAQSHADECDGEQNGTVTVSDLDQLQKVNKDLEQQLAEKNKTIKQLQQRLAELKRTLQKELKLKPDPDSEMKERLQEGRQERSADKMVLETPMHSTAPAPAPGLPQTPGPPPITSNTTVTNSSDLTDTREINFEYLKHVVLKFMSSREAEAFQLIRAVSVLLHFTKDEEDMLKQTLEYKMSWFGSKPTPKGIIRPSISGTSSWS, encoded by the exons ATGTTTGCAAAGTTGAAGAAGAAGCTGGCAGAGGAAGCCGCCACTGCCCCTCGTTCAGGCCGCATCCCTCGCTCCATGAGCAAAGAGTCCATTACTTCTGTGGGCGCAGATTCAGGGGATGACTTT GCGTCTGATGGCAGCAGCTCCAGAGATGACGTCTCTTCTCAGATTCAGCGCAGAAATGATCAAATACGAAAGCTGGAGGCCAAACTCTCAG ACTACGCTGAGCAGCTTCGGCTAATGCAGAAGACCAAGGAGAAGCTTGAGATTGCATTAGAGAAGCATCAGGATT CATCCATGCGCAAACTTCAGGACCAGAACGAAGCTTTCCAAGCCAACAGAGCCAAGATGGCAGAAGGAATGGCTTTAGCATTAGAGAAGAAGGACCAGGAGTGGATGGAAAAGCTGGCTTCACTAGAGCAG GAGAAGTTGTCACTGACCGCTCGGTTAGACGAGATGACAGAGCAGAGTTTAAGTCTGTTCCAGAAGAGAGATGACCTGGATGAGCTGGAGGGATTTCAACAGCAGGAACTGGCTAAAGTCAAACACATG CTGCTGAGGCGAGAGGAACAGCTGAGTCAGCGGGAGAAAGAGCTCAAATTGAGAGGAGAGGAGCTGAACACAGCGAGACTGACGCTGAGTCAAACCCAAGACAAGCTGTATGAGCTGGGAGAGGAACACGAGGAGATGTGCAGGATCAACTCACAGCTACAGGCTCAAAG GGATGAGTTGTTGAGTGAGAGAGCCGAGGCTGAGAAGAGGGTTGTGGATCTGGAGACGAGAGAGCAGGAGTTACAGGAGCTCATCCAGCAGGTCTCACAGGATTTCCAGAAG GCACAaagcaatgcaaaagcattagAGAAATCAATGGAGCATCTCCAGTCTGAACACAATAAGCTAAAGCTACAGCATGAGCAGCACAAGAACAAG GTTGCAGTGACAGAGGAGGAGCGAGAGCGTCTATTAGCTGATCTGCAGGAGAAGGCCACCTCCTTAGAGAGGAGACTAGAAGCAAATTACTCTCAGGATGAACACCTACAGGAACTGCTCAAAGAG aaGTCTTCATTAGAGCAGAGGTTAGAGGAGGCAAGAGGACAGTTACTGGAGGCAAGAACAAATCACACCACAGCAGTCAGTTCACTTGAGGCCCAG ATCTCTCGGCAGAACGCCAGCATCACAGATCTCCAGACTCTGATCAAGCACAAAGACGACTCATCCAAGGCTTACAGAGAGAGGACCGATGCACAG ATCTCAGATCTGGAGCAGAGGTTGGCTGACTGCGCTGAGAAGATGAAGAGTCTGCAACAGCAACTTGAAGACAGTGAAACGCACACAGAAAAACTG CATGTGGAGTGGACAGAGGAGAGAGAGCGACTACAACAGCAGGTCTCgacacagagacagagaggCTTGGAGAAAACAGCCAGACTGGAGGAGGAACTTCTTGCACTACAGCAGGAGAGAGAAACTGAGGTCAACAATCATCAGGACAACCTG CGGTTACTGGAGGAGGAAAAGGCCTCACTGTTGAAGAGCAAAGCTGAGACTGACAGCACTGTAGAGAGACTGACAGCAGAACTAGAGCAGTCTAGA GCGGAGTTGAGCAGCAGGCAGACGGTCAGCGTTGAAATTGCCAAAGCTCTGGAGGAAACCAGAAAACAGAGGGAAGAACTCCAACAGCAG GTCAGCAAAATGACAGAGTCTCTTGAGAAGGCGGAAAAGGAAGTGAGTCGTCTTTCTCAAGATTTAGGGGCAAAGGAGGAGGAACTAAACACGTTGAAGGAAG agcTGAAGGCAGCCCGTAGCAGTCTGTCTTCTCTGCAGGCTGAGTGTGAGTCTCGTCGTTTGGAGGCTGAGGAGAGAGAGCGGGAACACAGCTCTCAGCTGACATCGCTGCAGCAGGAAGTCGTCACAAAAACACAGCAACTCTCTTCTTACCAGTCACAG GTGTCTGATCTCGAGGGTGAGGTGTTGAGATTAACAGCGCAGTCACATGCAGATGAGTGTGATGGTGAACAGAATGGGACGGTTACTGTAAGTGATCTTGACCAGTTACAAAAGGTCAATAAAGACCTGGAGCAACAACTGGCTGAAAAGAACAAG acAATAAAGCAGCTACAGCAGAGGCTTGCAGAACTGAAGAGGACGCTACAGAAAGAGCTG AAACTGAAACCAGATCCTGACTCTGAGATGAAGGAGAGACTCCAGGAAGGAAGGCAAGAGAGATCGGCCGATAAGATGGTCTTAGAGACACCGATGCACTCCACAGCTCCAGCTCCAGCTCCAGGACTCCCTCAAACCCCCGGCCCGCCTCCCATCACCTCCAACACCACAGTCACCAACAGTTCAGACCTCACCGACACAAGAGAGATCAACTTTGAGTACCTCAAACACGTGGTGCTGAAGTTCATGTCATCCAGAGAGGCAGAG GCTTTCCAGCTCATCAGAGCCGTTTCTGTACTTCTGCATTTCACAAAAGATGAAGAGGACATGCTCAAACAGACTCTGGAGTACAAG atgtCATGG TTCGGTTCCAAGCCCACACCCAAAGGAATCATACGACCTTCCATCTCAGGAACCTCAAGTTGGAGCTGA